One Longimicrobium terrae DNA segment encodes these proteins:
- a CDS encoding PAS domain S-box protein, with product MVQPLSSSSRISPDTATAVLAQLPEAVMVADAAGRVTWANDAARTLHGGLAVGDGPETYGAAYQTVDGASLLLDEIPLLRAARGETLARAEWRIAREDGSEVVVQGSAAPLVDADGRGTGAVLSFRDASAEYQATRALLEQAAELEMQAEAMQTQAALLEEAQVELEMGSDELSRANREIEDARRQTRTVIDNAASALFLMDEEGRAVLWNPALEAMTGYGPDEIRGRVIHELVHHTRPDGRPYPIAECPFARALHGDVAVTDQEEVFIRADGTFFPVLCSARPLHQEGVNRGAVMEVRDITEQKRTEARDRFYAALAAALQPLSDPAELMSVTARMLGEHLGADRCAYAEVEADQDTFTITGDYARAGVPGIVGTFRMSEFSAEALRLSRAGEPYVVDDVLRDPRVSEADLAAYRQTHIAAVISVPLRKDGRFVAGMAVHQTRPRTWTPDEVELVSSVVQRCWESLERARALRGLRASEQRLQLAQEAGRVGSFDWMIPEDHIVWSPALERLYGLEPGGFSGGLDAWSSRVVAEDARRVQEQIGEAVARGDTELEYEFRAVMPGGGTRWFAGRARFDYDAGGQPVRMLGVNVDVDERRRAEEEREQHLADARQARAEAEAANRAKSQFLANMSHELRTPINAILGYTELLQMGIGGPVNEQQNAHLERVRASGRHLMGLVGELLDLAKVEAGQIEVERARVRAADTVNDALELVAPLAAERGIELRHIVAEHVAPEYWGDGDRTRQVLLNLLSNALKFTAPGGRVTVACATSEQAEDGVHTEVAGPWLRVDVEDTGIGIPDEKLAEIFDPFVQVESGYTRQTGGTGLGLTISRRLARLMGGDLVVHSEVGVGSCFSLWLPAAAPAEETADEAGWNDDAHAVAHLSEVGHALARRADAISRALGDRLRDSGPAGAQSLNRAELEDHAPTFLVDIGNSLIALDDGRGDPALLRDGSEIQRVIAELHGAQRARLGWTRQGLRQEFGILRQAVEQALRADLAATGGGARLDNALATVNRMLEKAEETSVRGWERSPSEAGRAEPPAPRE from the coding sequence ATGGTCCAGCCTTTGTCTTCCTCCAGCCGCATCTCTCCCGACACCGCAACGGCCGTCCTCGCGCAGCTTCCCGAGGCCGTCATGGTGGCCGACGCCGCCGGGCGCGTCACCTGGGCCAACGACGCCGCGCGCACCCTGCACGGCGGCCTCGCGGTGGGCGACGGGCCTGAGACGTACGGGGCGGCGTACCAGACGGTGGACGGCGCATCGCTGCTGCTGGACGAGATTCCCCTCCTGCGCGCCGCGCGGGGCGAGACGCTGGCCCGCGCGGAGTGGCGCATTGCGCGGGAGGACGGCTCGGAGGTGGTGGTGCAGGGAAGCGCGGCGCCGCTGGTGGACGCGGACGGGCGCGGCACCGGGGCCGTACTCTCCTTTCGCGACGCCAGCGCCGAGTACCAGGCCACGCGCGCGCTGCTGGAGCAGGCCGCGGAACTGGAGATGCAGGCCGAGGCGATGCAGACCCAGGCCGCTCTGCTGGAAGAAGCGCAGGTGGAGCTGGAGATGGGCTCCGACGAGCTCAGCCGCGCCAACCGCGAGATCGAGGACGCGCGCAGGCAGACGCGGACGGTGATCGACAACGCCGCGTCCGCCCTGTTCCTGATGGATGAAGAGGGGCGCGCGGTGCTGTGGAACCCGGCGCTGGAGGCCATGACGGGGTACGGCCCCGACGAGATCCGCGGCAGGGTGATCCACGAACTCGTGCACCACACCCGCCCCGACGGCCGTCCCTATCCCATCGCCGAGTGCCCGTTCGCCCGGGCGCTGCACGGCGACGTGGCGGTGACCGACCAGGAGGAAGTGTTCATCCGCGCGGACGGAACCTTCTTTCCCGTCCTGTGCTCCGCCCGCCCGCTGCACCAGGAGGGAGTGAACCGCGGCGCGGTGATGGAGGTGCGCGACATCACCGAGCAGAAGCGCACGGAGGCCCGCGACCGCTTCTATGCCGCCCTGGCCGCCGCGCTTCAGCCGCTTTCCGATCCGGCGGAGCTGATGAGCGTCACCGCGCGCATGCTGGGCGAGCACCTGGGCGCGGACCGCTGCGCCTACGCCGAGGTGGAGGCGGACCAGGACACCTTCACCATCACCGGCGACTACGCGCGCGCCGGGGTGCCCGGCATCGTCGGCACCTTTCGCATGTCGGAGTTCAGCGCCGAGGCGCTGCGCCTGAGCCGCGCGGGCGAGCCGTACGTGGTGGATGACGTGCTTCGCGATCCGCGCGTGTCCGAGGCCGATCTGGCCGCGTACAGGCAGACGCACATCGCGGCCGTCATCTCCGTTCCGCTGCGCAAGGACGGGCGGTTCGTGGCGGGAATGGCTGTCCATCAGACCCGCCCGCGCACCTGGACGCCGGACGAGGTGGAACTGGTGAGCAGCGTGGTGCAGCGCTGCTGGGAGTCGCTGGAGCGCGCCCGCGCCCTCCGCGGCCTGCGGGCCAGCGAGCAGCGGCTGCAACTGGCGCAGGAGGCGGGGCGCGTGGGGAGCTTTGACTGGATGATCCCCGAAGACCACATCGTCTGGTCGCCCGCGCTGGAGCGGCTGTACGGGCTGGAGCCGGGCGGGTTCAGCGGGGGGCTGGACGCGTGGAGCAGCCGCGTGGTCGCCGAAGACGCGCGGCGGGTGCAGGAGCAGATCGGCGAGGCGGTGGCGCGGGGGGATACGGAGCTGGAATACGAGTTCCGCGCGGTGATGCCCGGCGGCGGCACGCGCTGGTTCGCCGGCCGCGCCCGCTTCGACTACGACGCCGGCGGGCAGCCCGTGCGCATGCTGGGCGTGAACGTGGACGTGGACGAGCGCCGCCGCGCGGAGGAGGAGCGCGAGCAGCACCTGGCCGACGCGCGCCAGGCCCGCGCCGAGGCCGAAGCGGCCAACCGCGCCAAGAGCCAGTTCCTGGCCAACATGAGCCACGAGCTGCGCACCCCCATCAACGCCATCCTGGGCTACACCGAGCTGCTGCAGATGGGGATCGGCGGGCCGGTGAACGAGCAGCAGAACGCCCACCTGGAGCGCGTGCGCGCCAGCGGCCGCCACCTGATGGGGCTGGTGGGCGAGCTGCTGGACCTGGCCAAGGTGGAGGCGGGGCAGATCGAGGTGGAGCGCGCCCGCGTGCGCGCCGCCGACACGGTGAACGACGCGCTGGAGCTGGTGGCGCCGCTGGCGGCGGAGCGGGGGATCGAGCTGCGCCACATCGTCGCCGAACACGTGGCCCCGGAGTACTGGGGCGATGGCGACCGCACCCGCCAGGTTCTGCTCAACCTGCTTTCCAACGCCCTCAAGTTCACGGCCCCGGGCGGCCGCGTCACCGTCGCCTGCGCCACGAGCGAGCAGGCGGAGGACGGCGTGCACACCGAGGTGGCCGGCCCCTGGCTGCGCGTGGACGTGGAAGACACCGGGATCGGCATTCCGGACGAGAAGCTGGCGGAAATCTTCGACCCGTTCGTGCAGGTGGAAAGCGGCTACACGCGGCAGACCGGGGGCACGGGGCTGGGCCTTACCATCTCCCGCCGCCTGGCCCGGCTCATGGGCGGCGACCTGGTGGTGCACAGCGAGGTGGGGGTGGGCTCCTGCTTTTCGCTCTGGCTTCCCGCCGCGGCCCCGGCCGAGGAGACGGCGGACGAGGCGGGGTGGAACGACGACGCGCACGCCGTGGCGCACCTGAGCGAGGTGGGGCACGCGCTGGCCCGCCGCGCCGACGCCATCTCCCGCGCGCTGGGCGACCGGCTGCGCGACTCCGGCCCGGCCGGCGCGCAGTCGCTGAACCGCGCGGAGCTGGAAGACCACGCCCCCACCTTTCTGGTGGACATCGGTAATTCGCTGATCGCGCTGGACGACGGGCGCGGCGACCCCGCGCTGCTGCGCGACGGCTCGGAGATCCAGCGCGTGATCGCCGAACTGCACGGGGCCCAGCGCGCCCGCCTGGGCTGGACGCGCCAGGGCCTGCGCCAGGAGTTCGGCATTCTGCGGCAGGCCGTGGAGCAGGCGCTGCGGGCGGACCTTGCCGCCACCGGCGGCGGCGCGCGGCTGGACAACGCCCTGGCCACCGTCAACCGCATGCTGGAAAAGGCGGAGGAAACCAGCGTTCGCGGGTGGGAGCGGTCGCCGTCCGAAGCGGGCCGCGCGGAACCGCCCGCCCCCCGGGAGTAG